In a single window of the Rhopalosiphum padi isolate XX-2018 chromosome 1, ASM2088224v1, whole genome shotgun sequence genome:
- the LOC132917826 gene encoding sortilin-related receptor-like isoform X2 — protein sequence MKTILLYVFAALAAAVSGVWSLSVYTDDDRTRVPHPFVNDVVDRARTKRDISTTPSLPPSILPGVSDGNLTSKVFHLNETRQQLMVHWVGENSNVIICLAREGYPSSSVYISYDYGDTYLNKTEEFKIDATKNLYASIDKFYIHPAFKTHCVYTDVINRKIFTTTDHSKTIKSIPLSFVPSEVTYKPDEPSVFIVHDKVNPTKQLWITHDFGITWTSLEERVKSYFWIPTKWNLYTSGHSLVIQREESATTSTVIAVSENINSGQNNLTTLAVNVLQLKARDDYMFVTVQLSKNNLDLLVSYKGGNFVRTRFDTELDRRDYHIADITANRIMVAVAHTRTLSNLYISDVIQSSNEDTVSFSLSLERVVAYFPNITWTESLISDLWAEPFADIHKVKGLQGIYIVSQISASMPTGSVDIGPEHIVTLISFDWGFDWRLLNVTRSFSHCEKSDNCSLHLTQMFAHVYPVTRTHTFILSSKSAPGIIMATGVVGKSLKGNPGVFVSRDAGLTWRQVLKEMHFYNIGDHGGILIAVRYYKGEKEETSQILYSTDEGETWLEKNFTNSQIKVYELMTEPGENTTVFTMFGSVMEKHEWLIVKIDLKNAFSYNCTKKDYKFWSPTTSKDHLKTSCVLGQTQIFQRRAPKANCYNGMNYDRPIQTITCDCDIEDYTCDHGFSWFSNSKQCIRNKTSSFDPYLIPSFCKPGLMYNRTKGYRLIPGDMCKNGRSLEFLPQEVPCPFEEKSEFILVAQKERILRLSGNLPYEVLPVRKLENVIAVEFDVENNCVFWADIVTDTIGRQCLSDGKQGPEILVNSGLSSVEGMAYDWISKHLYFVDGALAKIEVIRTNTKIPGHMRKTVLGPTHLKKPRGLAVHPRLGYLFWTDWAVGEAKVARANLDGSDVKTLISNDSIEWPNGLAVDYIAERLYWADARHDYIASCDLHGNNIKKVIKNDEKVSHPFAVAILKDWIYWDDWKQNSIFMSDKDHGAKIQTVASHLPGLMDLKVFSHMSQIDKNACSNNNKCSHFCFGLPNQMFSCQCPDNMSKSDNSCLCPGLKEPFSNGTCPSAGQTCSVDYFQCANGNCVPRYWQCDGDNDCGDNSDEVKCTKVSCGPNSFQCDNGKCIPSYWTCDFDPDCEDSSDEINCKYSNCSVGQFRCKNGRCISMHWRCDLEDDCHDGSDEVDCLNISNNSSSTCPPSSFHCPGTANTCIPVKWQCDGEKDCPEGKDELNCDIANCESWQFECANKKCIFASWKCDGDDDCNDGLKSDEVNCTTTNRTYPVEPTTPSLPFITNGTCSEWLFRCSNGKCIPYWWKCDTVMDCEDGSDEEQCGTLTPTISKTNTSIVTPKNMCPQHYFQCNSGLCIEDSWVCDEIFDCDQGEDETNCKNNNFVGRCKNNSREFKCRISGSCISIEKVCDGTPQCPDASDEMFCTNNNQTPGTPSCGVGLFPCDGSRCIPASKRCNQHKDCYDGTDEEYCDTTNNTLSIQVSLMFIDEHETTSNSLSLYWAAPKNLSLEYLPSISESRMPETSVNKTWVSVTNYKFTSLKPYTAYNMTVFVRQKDVPNTIYPPAFFILASTAEGVPSAPLNVIVKQVNAEEVLVTWTRPENPAGRISSYNVYVEPPHPAMVLSVEADYNNVTQSYPVRSSLYRRKIEYSFWVTAKLSEFESEHSAVKRFHFEEDSLVDVDLKLNVTARTENSITISWESVEHADGFNIVSSAPIKEGPYPNSIQSYNVSNNNNALKFTITKLSPGVTYTINVIPYNKRYTGMKYTIVTKTDGQALPSVTNITSVLVNIKDKKESTIRVQWNAPKQFGKTKWLYGVYYGTNVNDLLSGPKYNTSATIAILINIESCTSLMIDVGVIGPNGIGPLSKIPSNIKTPFDPTVPPKDIKIEQLEHTNQPMILISWKASCHPVQQSYKVSILESNKNKNFEATVPNVSDTEASLHFSVNYGGNYFIRISTMTPNAVPSSLINYRAPELPSPHQVKVFSMPDGHYEIYWHKPNITLPLKPSMVHYLVHMSEGSELNVTTAKTYQAEDSPFIIIDPPTSNKLSVAVQLATNEGYVSKMSEVFSFIPQSVDSQSSEVVVVGVNTGWMSMILVLLVIGLSAGLTYFVVRHRNLQNSFVQFANSRYDTRSGSATFTGVDSLDDEPAVQGFSDDEPLVIT from the exons ttatggaTAACTCATGATTTTGGTATCACTTGGACTTCACTTGAAGAGCGCGTTAAATCATACTTTTGGATTCCAACAAAATGGAATTTGTATACTAGTGGACATTCATTGGTTATACAACGTGAAGAATCAGCTACAACATCTACTGTAATTGCTGTTTCAGAAAATATCAACTCTGgccaaaataatttaactacttTAGCtgtaaatgtattacaattaaaaGCAAGAGATGACTATATGTTTGTGACTGTACAACTTTCAaag aataatttagatCTATTGGTTAGCTACAAAGGAGGAAATTTTGTTCGAACTCGATTTGACACTGAACTTGACAGACGTGATTATCATATTGCAGATATCACTGCTAATAGAATAATGGTTGCTGTTGCTCACACTCGTACTTTGTCAAACTTATATATATCTGATGTAATACAGTCTTCGAATGAAGACACAGTATCATTCAGTTTGTCACTTGAAAGAGTGGTCGCATATTTCCCTAATATTACGTGGACAGAATCtttaattag TGATTTGTGGGCTGAACCATTTGCAGATATCCACAAAGTAAAAGGCCTTCAAGGAATCTATATTGTTTCACAAATTTCTGCTTCAATGCCGACAGGAAGTGTGGACATAGGTCCAGAACATATTGTAACTCTTATCAGTTTTGATTGGGGTTTTGATTGGCGGTTGCTAAATGTTACACGATCATTTTCTCATTGTGAAAag TCGGATAACTGTTCTTTACATCTTACTCAAATGTTTGCCCATGTGTATCCTGTCACAAGAACTCATACATTCATTTTATCATCAAAGTCTGCTCCTGGAATTATTATGGCTACTGGAGTAGTTGGTAAATCATTAAAGGGCAATCCTGGAGTTTTTGTCAGTAGAGATGCTGGTCTCACATGGCGACAAGTATTAAaagaaatgcatttttataatattggtgATCATGGAGGCATTTTGATTGCTGTCCGGTACTACAAAGGTGAAAAAGAAGAAACCAGTCAAATTCTTTATTCAACTGATGAAGGAGAAACATGGCTTGAGAAAAATTTCACTAACAGTCAAATTAAAGTTTATGAGTTAATGACTGAACCCGGGGAAAACACTACTGTTTTTACTATGTTTGGCTCAGTTATGGAAAAACATGAGtggttaatagttaaaattgatCTAAAGAACGCGTttt cttataacTGCACCAAAAAGGATTACAAATTTTGGTCACCTACCACTTCCAAAGATCATTTAAAAACATCTTGTGTTCTTGGTCAGACACAAATATTTCAAAGAAGAGCGCCTAAAGCAAATTGTTACAATGGAATGAATTATGATCGACCAATTCAGACCATAACATGTGATTGTGATATTGAAGATTATACAtg cgATCACGGATTTTCATGGTTTTCAAATTCTAAACAATGCATTAGGAATAAAACAAGTAGCTTTGATCCTTATTTAATTCCATCATTTTGCAAACCTGGTTTAATGTATAATCGTACAAAAGGTTATCGCTTAATACCTGGAGATATGTGTAAAAATGGACGTTCATTAGAATTCTTACCTCAAGAAGTTCCATGTCCATTTGA ggaAAAGTcagaatttattttagttgCTCAAAAAGAGCGTATTCTTAGGTTGAGTGGTAATTTACCATATGAGGTATTACCTGTGCGTAAACTTGAAAATGTCATTGCTGTAGAGTTTGATGTGGAAAATAACTGTGTTTTTTGGGCTGATATTGTTACTGATACTATTggg cgacAATGTTTATCTGATGGCAAACAAGGTCCAGAAATTTTAGTGAATTCCGGTCTTAGTAGTGTTGAGGGAATGGCATATGATTGGATATCTAAACATCTTTATTTTGTCGATGGTGCGTTGGCTAAAATAGAAGTTATACGCACTAATACTAAAATTCCTGGACACATGCGCAAGACTGTACTAGGTCCTACTCATCTAAAGAAACCTCGTGGGTTAGCAGTTCACCCTAGACTtgg ttATTTGTTTTGGACCGATTGGGCTGTTGGTGAAGCCAAAGTAGCAAGAGCTAATTTAGATGGATCTGATGTGAAAACATTAATTAGTAATGATTCTATTGAATGGCCAAATGGATTAGCTGTGGATTATATAGCTGAACGATTATATTGGGCAGATGCACGCCATGATTATATAGCTTCTTGTGATTTACAtggaaataacattaaaaaagttataaaaaatgac gaaaAAGTTTCTCATCCATTTGCTGTAGCTATTCTTAAAGATTGGATCTATTGGGATGATTGGAaacaaaattctatatttatgtCTGATAAAGATCACGGTGCTAAAATACAAACAGTTGCTTCACATTTGCCAGGATTAATGGATTTAAAA GTTTTTTCTCATATGTCACAAATTGATAAGAACGCATgttcaaataataacaaatgttCACATTTTTGTTTTGGTTTACCGAATCAAATGTTTTCTTGTCAATGTCCAGATAATATGAGTAAATCTGATAATAGTTGTCTTTGTCCTGGTCTTAAAGAACCATTTTCCAATGGAACTTGTCCATCAG ctggTCAAACTTGTTCAGTTGATTATTTCCAATGCGCTAATGGTAACTGCGTGCCTAGATATTGGCAATGTGATGGAGATAATGATTGTGGAGATAATTCAGATGAA GTCAAGTGTACCAAAGTTTCATGTGGTCCAAATTCATTCCAATGTGATAATGGAAAGTGCATTCCATCATATTGGACCTGTGATTTTGATCCTGATTGCGAGGATAGTTCAGATGAAATAAATtgca AATATTCAAATTGTTCTGTTGGACAATTTCGTTGTAAGAATGGCCGATGCATTTCGATGCACTGGCGTTGTGATTTAGAAGACGATTGTCATGATGGATCAGATGAAGttgattgtttaaatatttccaaCAATTCTTCATCAACTTGTCCAC CAAGTAGTTTCCATTGTCCTGGTACTGCAAACACTTGCATTCCAGTCAAATGGCAATGTGACGGTGAAAAAGATTGCCCTGAAGGTAAAGATGAACTTAATTGTGATATAGCAAACTGTGAATCTTGGCAATTTGAG TGTGCCAACAAGAAATGTATATTTGCATCTTGGAAATGTGACGGAGATGATGACTGTAATGATGGATTAAAGAGTGATGAGGTTAATTGTACAACTACAAATAGGACTTATCCTGTTGAACCAACTACTCCATCTTTACCATTTATCACCAAT gGCACCTGTAGTGAATGGTTATTCCGATGTAGTAATGGAAAATGTATTCCTTATTGGTGGAAATGTGATACTGTAATGGACTGTGAAGATGGTTCAGATGAAGAACAATGTGGAACTTTAACTCCTACAATTTCTAAAACAAACACCTCAATTGTAACTCCTAAAAATATGTGTCCTCAGCATTATTTCCAGTGCAACTctg GTTTATGTATTGAAGACTCGTGGGTATGCGATGAAATTTTTGATTGTGATCAGGGTGAAGACGAAACtaactgtaaaaataacaattttgtggGTCGTTGCAAAAATAATAGCAGGGAATTTAAATGCCGTATATCTGGGTCATGTATTAGTATTGAAAAAGTTTGTGACGGTACTCCACAATGTCCAGATGCTAGTGATGAAATGTTTTGTACCAACAATAACCAAA ctCCCGGAACACCAAGTTGTGGGGTTGGTCTATTCCCTTGTGATGGCAGCAGATGTATACCAGCATCAAAACGATGTAATCAACATAAGGATTGTTATGATGGTACTGATGAAGAGTATTGTGATACAACAAACAATACTTTAAGTATACAA gtGTCTTTAATGTTTATTGATGAACATGAAACGACTTCAAATTCTCTATCTTTATATTGGGCAGCaccaaaaaatttaagtttggaATATTTACCTTCTATCAGTGAATCACGTATGCCAGAAACATCAGTTAATAAGACATGGGTGTCCGTGACTAATTATAAGTTTACATCACTTAAACCATATACTGCATACAATATGACTGTATTTGTCCGTCAAAAAGATGTACCTAATACTATCTACCCACCTGCTTTTTTCATATTGGCATCAACTGCAGAAGGcg ttccAAGTGCTCCTCTGAATGTAATAGTTAAACAAGTAAATGCAGAAGAAGTTTTAGTAACTTGGACTAGACCAGAAAATCCAGCTGGTCGCATTTCATCTTACAATGTTTATGTTGAGCCACCTCATCCAGCTATGGTTTTGTCTGTTGAAgctgattataataatgttacacaATCATATCCTGTTCGATCATCGTTATATCGTAGAAAAATTGAATATAGCTTTTGG GTTACTGCCAAGCTATCAGAATTTGAATCAGAACATTCTGCTGTAAAAAGGTTCCATTTCGAAGAGGATTCTCTAGTAGATGTTgatttaaaactaaatgttaCTGCGAGAACAGAAAATAGTATCACTATATCTTGGGAAAGTGTTGAACATGCAGatggttttaatattgtttcttCAGCACCAATTAAAGAAGGGCCGTATCCAAATTCTATTCAATCATATAATGtatctaacaataataatgcattaaagTTTACAA ttactAAGCTGTCACCTGGTGTGACATACACAATAAATGTAATACCATACAATAAGCGTTATACTGGTATGAAATATACAATTGTAACAAAAACTGACG gacaAGCATTACCATCTGTGACAAATATTACTAGTGTTTTGGTCAATATAAAAGATAAGAAAGAGTCAACAATTAGAGTACAATGGAATGCACCTAAACAGTTTGGAAAAACTAAATGGCTCTATGGGGTTTATTATGGTACAAATGTTAATGACCTTCTAAGTG gtCCTAAGTATAATACTTCGGCAACCATAGCCATTCTCATCAATATTGAATCTTGCACATCACTTATGATTGATGTTGGAGTTATTGGTCCCAATGGTATTGGACCATTATCTAAGATACCATCTAACATTAAAACTCCATTTGATCCAACTGTTCCACCTaaagatataaaaattgaacagcTTGAACACACAAATCAGCCCATGATTCTTATAAGTTGGAAAGCATCTTGTCACCCAGTTCAACAGTCTTACAAA GTAAGTATTTTGGAgtccaacaaaaataaaaattttgaagcTACTGTTCCAAATGTATCTGACACCGAAGCTTCATTGCATTTTTCTGTTAACTATGGTGGAAATTACTTTATTCGTATCTCGACCATGACACCAAATGCTGTCCCATCATCATTGATTAATTATCGTGCCCCAGAATTGCCTTCTCCGCACCAGGTTAAGGTATTTAGCATGCCTGATggtcattatgaaatatattggCATAAACCTAATATAACTCTTCCACTTAAGCCATC GATGGTGCATTATTTGGTGCATATGTCTGAGGGCAGTGAATTGAATGTCACAACTGCCAAGACCTATCAAGCTGAAGATAGTccatttattatcattgatcCACCAACAAGTAATAAATTGTCAGTGGCTGTTCAACTGGCAACAAATGAAGGTTATGTATCTAAAATGTCAGAAGTATTCTCATTTATACCTCAAAGTG ttGATAGTCAATCTTCAGAAGTGGTTGTTGTTGGTGTCAATACCGGGTGGATGTCTATGATTTtggtattattagttataggaTTATCTGCAGGCCtaacatattttgttgttaGACATCGGAATCTGCAAAATAGTTTTGTACAATTTGCCAATAGTCGATATGATACACGGTCGGGATCAGCTACTTTTACTGGAGTTGATAGTCTTG atGATGAGCCAGCAGTTCAAGGCTTTTCAGATGACGAGCCACTAGTCATTACTTAA